In Nostoc edaphicum CCNP1411, the sequence AGCTTTCAGGGTATCTTTTTGAGCTTCAGTTAATCCCGTTGCTCCTTTGATATTCATCCCTTCATAAAGGCGATCAGCCATCAACGTTTTGATACAGCGTCCTGTTGTCACATCCCACAGTTTAATTGTGCGATCGTGACTGCCACTTAATAAAATTTGACCATCAAAGCTAAATACCACCGAAGCAATCCAACGTGTATGTTCTTGCAAGACCTGAAGGCATTGCCCTGTTTGTAGATTCCATAGTCGAATAGTTTGATCGTTACTACCACTTGCCAAAGTTTGACCATCTGGGCTGATGGCAAGAGTCCAAACACCACCTGTATGTCCCTGCAATACCCGCAGACATTTTCCGGTTTGTAGATCCCAAAGACGAATGGTGTGGTCAAAACTGCCACTTGCCAGCCGTTGACCGCTAGGATCGAAGACCACTGCGTAAAGTCCACCAGCGTGACCCTGTAATATCCGCAGACATTCCCCGGTTTGCAGATCCCAAAGACGAATGGTGTGGTCAAAACTGCCACTTGCCAGCCGTTGACCGCTAGGATCGAAGGCGATCGGCCAAACACCGCTTTCATGACCACGCAGCACCCACAAACACTTATGAGTCTGCACATCCCACAGTCGCACGGTGCGATCGTAACTACTGCTTGCCAGAGTTTGCCCCTTTGGATTGAAGAGAACTGCCTTCACAGGTTCAGTATGACCTGATGACCATTGATTGAGATGTCCTGTTTGCACATCCCAGACTGAAATCGATAAGCGATCCTGTCCATTAGTCGCCAAAGTTTGACCATCGGGGCTAAAGCTTACAGATGAAGCCCAATTGGTCGCTTTGTAGAAAGTTTTGTAGGGACGTGGTGGTAAATTGTTATCAACCTGCAAATGCCACAGGTGGATCGCTTCATCCTGACTGCCACTGGCGAACATTTGACCATTGGGGCTGAGGCTCAGGGAGCGAATACCACTATTGTATCCGCGTAACGTTTTCAGGCTTTGCCCGCTTTGTAGATTCCACAGCCGCACCGTTTGGTCTTGAGTTGCACTTGCCAATAGTTGCCCGTCGCCACTGATGGCAATTGCAAAAACTTCGTTGGTATCACCGCTAATAACGTTGATACATTGTTCATCTTGGAGATTCCAAAAGCGGAGAGTCCCATCGTCACTTCCACTCGCCAAAATATCACCATTCGGGCTAAACGCAATGCTCCAAACCCAATTGGTGTGTCCATGCAATACCTTGACATGAGGCTTTGATTGACGATCGCCTTTGTGAAGCTGCCCACTCCACAGGCGAATAGAGCGATCGTGACTTCCACTAGCCAGCAATTGACCATCGGGGCTGTAGCGTACACAACGAACTCCATCGGTATGCCCTTGTAATACCCCCAGGCAGTTACCATTCACGACATCCCAAAGCCGAATGGAGGTATCCTTACTACCACTAGCTAAGGTTTGATTGTCAGGAGAGAAGTGAACCGAGTAAACATTTTTCGTGTGTCCCTGTAAAATATGAAGACATTGCCCCTGTAAATTCCACACTCGCACCGTTTGATCGTCGCCGCCACTGGCTAATCGTTGACCGTTAGGACTAAAGCTCACTGACCAGACACACCCGATATGTCCCGTAAAGATCCGCAAACACTGACTGCTTTGGACATCCCACAACCGCACCGAAGCATCACTACTACAGCTAGCTAATGTTTTGCCATCGGGGCTAAAAGCAATCGACCACACCCAACCAGTGTGTCCTTCAAAGGTAGCTAATAGTTGAGTCGTAGTAATATGCCAAAGATACACCAAGCCGTTTGAATCGCCGACTGCGACGATTTGACCGTCTGGGCTGATGTCGATGGAGATTGCAATCCCTAATGTCTCTGAAAAGATGGACTTGCTTAAATCGGCATTTTGAAAATTGACCCCTGCCAAATTAACCTGCCGTAAGTCGGCTTGCTGCACCACCAGCCCAGAAAAGTTAGAACCACACAAATCCACTTGCAGCTGTACCAAAAGATTGATCAGGTTGCCTGCGACATATCCTGATTTTTGGCGCTGCATCAATAGTTGTCTTGCTCTGGCCTCAATTGCTGACACACTCCCAAAACGAGACAGGAGTCGTTCAATTACAGGTTGCACAATTAGCCGCAATTGCGTTTCTCGCACATAATCTTTTGCCTGGACTCGAAGCAAGGCATGAGTTCGCAGAAAGTCAATTTGAGAAGTCTCAAATTCTCTACAAACCTGCTGAATGAATCGTTCAGTGACAAATTCCATCACAACTGGTTGCAAGAAAAATAACTTATCCGTTTTTTCGAGCAACGATCGCCTCAGCAGTGAGTTAATTAAATTGGGTACGCTCTGCTGACAGACAAGATCGACAACATTTTCGCGGATTTCTGCAATCGAGACTGGCTCACGATGAATCGCTTGCCAGAACATCGCTCTCTGTTCGTTATTGGGTAAGCGATCGAACTGACGACCGAGCAGATCGCGGATGTCTTCAAATATAGAAATTCCCCGATCGAGATAAGTTAAAACCTCTGCAATGCTGCCGTTAAATAAATCTAGGGTGGCAGATGCGACCAGTTTCAGCGCTAGGGGGTTGCCACCATAATAATTAATTAAGGTATTCCATTCTGCTTCTGAACCCGTAAACGCTCCTTTTTTTCGGAAGATGGCGCGTCCATCGTCGGGTGTGAGTCCACTCAAAAGTAGCGATCGCACTACGCCATCTTCATCTGACATCAGGGCAATTTCCCGTGGTTTTTCGCGACTTGTCAGCAACAAACAACTTTTGTGGGGAGTTTCTCCAATTGTTCTCAGCAATTGTCCGTAATCTTCATAGCCGAGTCGCCACTGTCCCACCTGTTCGCTATGCAGAAGAATTTCGACATTATCCAGAATCAATAGACAACGATGCGATCGCAAATACTGCATCAATTTAGAGAATTTTTCATTCAGCGTGGTGGGAATAACAGGATCTTCCCCCTGAATCGGCATGAAAAATTTCAGTATGCTGGTTAAAAGTTCATCCAACGGTGGCGCATTGCAGAGACTTCGCCAAACCACCATTTCAAATTCTGCCTGCATTTGTAGCGCCGCTTTAATGGCGATCGTACTTTTGCCAATGCCACCAATCCCCAGTAAGCCAACAACGCGGCACTGCTCAGAAATTATCCACTGCCATAGTTGCGCCAGTTCTGTTTCACGACCATAAAACACCGATACATCCGCAGCATTGTCCCAATCTTGTTGGGGATTTGCTCGTTGCATTGACAATGCGTCTAATGGCGTAATGGGGGATGCGAAATCTGTCTTGGTTAATTCCAGCCCAAATGCTCGGAAGAGATATTCTAAGGACTGGCGATCTATCCCTAGTTCACGCTTGAAGATCCGGGCGAGGGTATTGAGAGAAAGTCCAGTGCGATCGCTAAGTTCTTCCTGTGTGAGGTGCTTGCCCCAGGTTTCTTTAGCTTCTGCCTGCCCCTTTGCTGCTTGAAATCGCTGCCACCCCAGAGGCGATAAAATTACTCCTCTCACTCGCCCATAAGGGGAGCTACCGCCCCTAAATTTTGTCACATTAGAATTCACAGGCAAGTAGGTAGTGCTAGAGGGTAGAGCAAGTCTTTTTCTGCGGGATGCTTCATGTTGACGCAGCCTGCACTTGGCGCTGACGAAAAGTTTAGTGAGTGCAAAGGGGGCAAGCTTTTTTATCCCTACTGAAGAATATCACGCTTGGTGTCTGTTCGCTTGTCAAAAAAACAAACCAGATTAAGACGACACGCTATGAGTTTGTTGTCTTGTCTGGTAGGGGATTTAGACAATAATTCCAGTAAATAGTTCTTGGATGCTCACAATTAATCATGTTCTATTTTCCAACCATAGGACTGTTATAGTACCTATTGCATAAGCAATGATATCCTTCCAATCAAATACACTTCCCAAGGCAACAGCCAGAATCTTATATTTTTGCAATCCTAAATTATTTACAAAATTAAAATATTGAAGTATTTCGATAGTACAAGAAAATGCAAAAACTGATAAAGCGACGATGGATGAGTGTATATTGAAAAAGGCTCTGACAAAGCAATAAATTAGTATAACTACTAAAACATCACCAATGAAAGGACGGATAAAACTATCATTTACAAAAACAGCAATACATACCTCTATTAAAAATAATGCAACTGTGAAGTAAAAATATTTTTGATTGAAGATAAACATGGCTATCAATAGCGCTCAAAAACACCTATTTGACTATAACCAGTAAACCACAAACTTTTGAAAACAAACGTAATAATATGGGTTTCAGCCCCTTGCAAATCAGGAAGCAAACACTATTAAATATAGAGGGATGTCTACGACGGACTACGCCTAAGAGGATATTTGAAAAGTTTTGGGCGAATACAATTTGCTACTACACAGGCTAACTCCACCTGCGTGGACTAGAAAATTAAGTTTTATAATCCGCGTAGGCAGATTTTGTATGTGTAGCCGCGACTTCTAGTCGCAGAGGCAAGTAATAATTTAGACTTTTCAAACAACCTCTAAGCTGAATGGCAGTAAGAAAAACCTAAAGGCTTGTGTCTGTCGTCTCGTTCCTAGCCTCCAGGCTGGGAATGTATTTCTAGGGGCTGCTGCCTCAATTCAAGCTACTGGAGGCGGCAGCCCTTCCAGGATGGTTTCCCAGCCTAGTACCGCAAGGCGGAATTAAAAATTAAAAATTAAAAATGAAGACAGTGTAAGGGTTTTGTTGATTTGGAATGGGTGGTTTATTTCCGCCGTGCTGTACTAGAGGCTTGTTCCAGTTCGAGCAAGGGGATGAAAACAAAGTGAAAACTCAGAACTATGATGTGGTTGAATAGAGAAATCAAGTCAACTCTAAAAAATAAATATTTTAATTAACTTTGACCACACAACTAAAACACCTCACAACCACAAAATACGCTTTATCACTGCACACTACCACTCCCGAATTAGGGCTAGCAATTAGTAATTTTGCAGGCGATACTCGCTCTCAAGTTTGGAATTTGGGGCGTGATTTATCTAGCCTAATACATCAATATTTAATTGAATTTATCAAACCGCAAACTTGGGAAGATTTGTCATTTATCGCTGTGGCAAAAGGCCCTGGCGGCTTTACAGGAACTCGAATTGGCGTTGTTACTGCTCGGACTTTAGGGCAACAGTTAAATATTCCTGTATTTGCGATTTCAACTTTGGCTGCGGTAGCTTGGGCAGAAGCAGGCAAAAGTCAAAATCTAAAAACTATTGCTGTGGAAATGCCAGCACAAAGAGGTCAAATTTTTGCTGCTATTTATCAGTTTGAGCCAGATACTTCTAAACTAAGAGTGTGTTTGTCAGATAGAGTATTGACACCAGAAGCATGGCAGGAAACTTTAGCCAATTGGAACACTAATTATCATTTGATTAAAGCTCAATCTGGGTTAGCAGCGACAGTGACAAGTATTTTAGAACTAGCTAATCTCGATTGGCAAGAGGGCAAATTTCCTAATTGGTCAGAGGCTTTGCCATATTATGGGCAGCATCCAGTACAGGATGCATAGCTATCTTGAAGAAGAATTCAGAAGTCAGAATTCAGGAGTCAGAATGAAGACGCAGGGTAGCGTAGCGGTAGCGAATCCTTGAGCGTCTGACTCGCTAACGCTTCTCTACGAGACGCTTCGCGAACGCTATCAGTGGGGGATTCAGACCCGCCACTGTCTTGTTGACCCTTGTTGACCCTTGTTGACCACTAAATCTTTGATTTAGTGGGGGTTTAAAACCCCTGGATTCAGACGCGACGCTATCCACTATGAAGTTCAAAATTCATTCTGTTAGCGGATAGCTAAGGTTTAGCCCATTCTGGCTCCTGACTCCTGAATTCTGTTTCGATAAATCTAAAATCAAAATAGCCACAGCCAAATTGGGAGAGTAACCAGCAATACTATAACCCCAGCGGCTAACGCCGTAACTGCCAGATCGCGATCGAGATTGAATGTCTCAGCAATTACCAGTGTGCCGAAAGCTGGAGGCATGGCCATTTGTAAGAGAATTACCTTTGCTGTGGAACCAGTTAATCCAAACAGTGGTAATATACTGCCCAATATCAAGGGAACTAGCAGCATTTTGATTCCCAAGCTCATCCCGGCTTGTGGTAGGCTACGCCAAGATTTGAGCAATCCTAGTCGCATTCCAATTAACACCAGAGATAAAGCTACACTAATCCAAGCCAATTTCTCCAAGCAGAATTCTACTACCGTGGGAATTGTCGCTTTTTGAACCAGCAAGCCAAATCCGAAACTCCATAGGGCAGGATTAATTAAGATTGCCCTAGCAGTCTGCCAATGATTTTGGACATCGCCGCCAAAACGGGCTGCTAGCAAAACACCCAAGCCATAAGTTCCGGGGAATGAACCTAACAAATCGTAAAATAATGCCCAAGCAAAGTATTCTTTGCCTAGTATTGCTAAGGTGATGGGAAAGCCAAG encodes:
- a CDS encoding NB-ARC domain-containing protein, whose product is MTKFRGGSSPYGRVRGVILSPLGWQRFQAAKGQAEAKETWGKHLTQEELSDRTGLSLNTLARIFKRELGIDRQSLEYLFRAFGLELTKTDFASPITPLDALSMQRANPQQDWDNAADVSVFYGRETELAQLWQWIISEQCRVVGLLGIGGIGKSTIAIKAALQMQAEFEMVVWRSLCNAPPLDELLTSILKFFMPIQGEDPVIPTTLNEKFSKLMQYLRSHRCLLILDNVEILLHSEQVGQWRLGYEDYGQLLRTIGETPHKSCLLLTSREKPREIALMSDEDGVVRSLLLSGLTPDDGRAIFRKKGAFTGSEAEWNTLINYYGGNPLALKLVASATLDLFNGSIAEVLTYLDRGISIFEDIRDLLGRQFDRLPNNEQRAMFWQAIHREPVSIAEIRENVVDLVCQQSVPNLINSLLRRSLLEKTDKLFFLQPVVMEFVTERFIQQVCREFETSQIDFLRTHALLRVQAKDYVRETQLRLIVQPVIERLLSRFGSVSAIEARARQLLMQRQKSGYVAGNLINLLVQLQVDLCGSNFSGLVVQQADLRQVNLAGVNFQNADLSKSIFSETLGIAISIDISPDGQIVAVGDSNGLVYLWHITTTQLLATFEGHTGWVWSIAFSPDGKTLASCSSDASVRLWDVQSSQCLRIFTGHIGCVWSVSFSPNGQRLASGGDDQTVRVWNLQGQCLHILQGHTKNVYSVHFSPDNQTLASGSKDTSIRLWDVVNGNCLGVLQGHTDGVRCVRYSPDGQLLASGSHDRSIRLWSGQLHKGDRQSKPHVKVLHGHTNWVWSIAFSPNGDILASGSDDGTLRFWNLQDEQCINVISGDTNEVFAIAISGDGQLLASATQDQTVRLWNLQSGQSLKTLRGYNSGIRSLSLSPNGQMFASGSQDEAIHLWHLQVDNNLPPRPYKTFYKATNWASSVSFSPDGQTLATNGQDRLSISVWDVQTGHLNQWSSGHTEPVKAVLFNPKGQTLASSSYDRTVRLWDVQTHKCLWVLRGHESGVWPIAFDPSGQRLASGSFDHTIRLWDLQTGECLRILQGHAGGLYAVVFDPSGQRLASGSFDHTIRLWDLQTGKCLRVLQGHTGGVWTLAISPDGQTLASGSNDQTIRLWNLQTGQCLQVLQEHTRWIASVVFSFDGQILLSGSHDRTIKLWDVTTGRCIKTLMADRLYEGMNIKGATGLTEAQKDTLKALGGIEH
- a CDS encoding DUF2809 domain-containing protein — protein: MFIFNQKYFYFTVALFLIEVCIAVFVNDSFIRPFIGDVLVVILIYCFVRAFFNIHSSIVALSVFAFSCTIEILQYFNFVNNLGLQKYKILAVALGSVFDWKDIIAYAIGTITVLWLENRT
- the tsaB gene encoding tRNA (adenosine(37)-N6)-threonylcarbamoyltransferase complex dimerization subunit type 1 TsaB, with product MTTQLKHLTTTKYALSLHTTTPELGLAISNFAGDTRSQVWNLGRDLSSLIHQYLIEFIKPQTWEDLSFIAVAKGPGGFTGTRIGVVTARTLGQQLNIPVFAISTLAAVAWAEAGKSQNLKTIAVEMPAQRGQIFAAIYQFEPDTSKLRVCLSDRVLTPEAWQETLANWNTNYHLIKAQSGLAATVTSILELANLDWQEGKFPNWSEALPYYGQHPVQDA
- a CDS encoding AEC family transporter; this translates as MTNLLELYVKLGGLVLVGFILGRKLPVTVPTRLGQFLFWVGVPISIVSFLRQSSLSGQIWIAPAIAYLAILLGAFLAWLGIKAQAYFRKTVPQQSTQASLILAATLGNTGYLGFPITLAILGKEYFAWALFYDLLGSFPGTYGLGVLLAARFGGDVQNHWQTARAILINPALWSFGFGLLVQKATIPTVVEFCLEKLAWISVALSLVLIGMRLGLLKSWRSLPQAGMSLGIKMLLVPLILGSILPLFGLTGSTAKVILLQMAMPPAFGTLVIAETFNLDRDLAVTALAAGVIVLLVTLPIWLWLF